One Methylocapsa sp. D3K7 DNA window includes the following coding sequences:
- a CDS encoding type III PLP-dependent enzyme, translating into MTDRILEFLRNRREDGPCLVLDLDVVRDNYTAFAKALPDTRVFYAVKANPDPQVLDLLARLGSCFDTASVVEIEQVLATGASADRISYGNTIKKERDIKRAFELGVRLFAVDCEAEVEKIARVAPGSKVFCRMLCDGAGAEWPLSRKFGCAPEMAPRVLEHAHRLGLVAFGLSFHVGSQQRNPRMWDSALKAASTIFRDLAERGINLQMVNLGGGFPTKYLKNVPAVKTYAQAIFHSLRRHFGNHIPETIIEPGRGMVGNAGVIEAEVVLISKKSDDDKVKWVYLDIGKFNGLAETMDEMIRYPIKTPFDGGATEPCVLAGPSCDSVDVLYEKDPYLLPVGLEIGSKVLIEGTGAYTTTYSSVGFNGFPPLRSYVI; encoded by the coding sequence CTCGACCTTGATGTCGTGCGCGACAATTATACAGCTTTCGCCAAGGCGCTGCCGGACACGCGGGTGTTCTACGCCGTCAAGGCCAATCCCGATCCGCAAGTGCTCGACTTGCTGGCGCGTCTTGGTTCGTGTTTCGACACCGCTTCTGTCGTCGAGATCGAGCAGGTCTTGGCAACGGGCGCGAGCGCCGACCGCATCAGCTATGGCAATACGATCAAGAAGGAGCGCGACATCAAGCGCGCCTTCGAGCTTGGCGTGCGCCTGTTCGCGGTCGATTGCGAGGCTGAGGTCGAAAAGATCGCACGCGTTGCGCCGGGGTCCAAGGTGTTTTGCCGCATGCTCTGCGACGGTGCCGGCGCCGAATGGCCGCTCTCGCGCAAATTTGGCTGCGCGCCCGAGATGGCACCGCGCGTCCTCGAACATGCACACCGGCTGGGGCTCGTTGCCTTCGGTCTGTCGTTTCACGTCGGTTCGCAGCAGCGCAATCCGCGCATGTGGGACAGCGCCTTGAAGGCGGCCTCAACGATCTTCCGTGACTTGGCAGAGCGCGGGATCAATTTGCAAATGGTCAATCTCGGCGGCGGCTTTCCGACAAAATATCTGAAGAATGTGCCGGCGGTGAAGACCTATGCGCAGGCGATCTTTCATTCGTTGCGGCGTCATTTCGGCAACCATATTCCCGAGACGATTATCGAACCGGGACGCGGGATGGTCGGCAATGCCGGCGTGATCGAAGCGGAAGTCGTGCTGATCTCGAAGAAGTCGGATGATGACAAGGTGAAATGGGTCTATCTCGACATCGGCAAGTTCAACGGCCTCGCCGAGACGATGGATGAGATGATCCGCTATCCGATCAAAACGCCGTTCGATGGAGGGGCGACCGAGCCTTGCGTGCTGGCAGGGCCGAGCTGCGATTCCGTCGATGTGCTGTATGAGAAGGACCCCTATCTCCTTCCCGTTGGCCTCGAAATCGGCTCGAAAGTGTTGATCGAAGGAACTGGCGCCTATACGACGACCTATTCCTCGGTCGGATTCAACGGCTTTCCGCCGCTTCGATCCTATGTGATCTGA